The Fusarium poae strain DAOMC 252244 chromosome 2, whole genome shotgun sequence nucleotide sequence CAGGTTCTGGACCGATGGAACCTCAACACCACAGCAATGCCTCGAGATGAAGTCGAGATACGTCAAATGCGGTCTGGTTCAAGCCACGCTGAAATATGTTCATGCCTTTGGGACGTCACAGCTGGGGCTTGGCGGCCAATCCGACGGCTGAGTCGCAGAAGCTAAACAAGCCTGTAATACGTGGCGTCAAATGTCACTGAGCTAACACGCAGCTACCTCGAATCAGAGTCTGCTTCAGGAAACAGCTTTGGAAGTTTGACGTGTAACGTTTGAACAAGAGCTTGTTAAAGATGGGGCTATGCTGAGGAAATAAAGTTCTAATCCCCCAGTAGCCACGTTTTCGTTCACCGTGAAAGAGACATCTGTAAGCAACCCTCACACGATTGCTATAGAAGATGTCGGAAAGTTGACATGCCGATACCGATCAAACAGCTCTTTCGGGAGACTTAAACTCCGACATCCGATAGTAACATATCCAATAACTTATGATTGATGCATCTGTAGCAGTTACAGTCAAATAGACAGACAGCCTCCAAACGCATAGAATCGAAAGCTCAAAGTGTCTTGTGGCCTCCACAACAACAGCGTGGTGTAATTGTACTGGTGATATAGCTTCGATGATATTGGCATATTCAATCATACCTTGTGCTCTTCTGATACGACcagtaattaaaattatgCCCCTCCATAGTGTAAAGGACATTATGAAACACAGCATCCCAATCACATAGTATCTTGGTAGACAGTCAGAACTTCTTGATAAACCCAAACTAAGCAACCTCTTTCCACAACCCTTGAACTGTTATGTACTCGGCATAAGCTACCAAGAAGGAAGCAAGCACTTCTGGGAATACTCCTCCCTTGATCCAATGAACTGTGACTGGGCCATATATCAGCATCTGGACAAGCTTTCTTCTCCACTGTACTGCAGAAGCGTCATCCTCGTCCTTAAGTCCACGATTCTTTAACGAACGGTCGTGGAATAACTGTGCAAGTTCAGAAAAGACGTAGACACCCCATCCCTTCAATGACCAAATCACCAGCTTCGATTCCCTCTCTTCCGACCTTCTGAATACGCCACGTCTCGTAAGCCAAGCCAGATTCTCGAAGCTAAGGTAACTAAGCAACCCGAGGATGTAGGTGGCTCTGATTGATTTGCCGATAAGATAATCCTTTGGGTTCTCATCGCGTTCCTTGTTCACGTCTCTTGTCCTCATGAGGCTCACAATATAGTCTTTGGATTCAGCCCACATCGCAAGCAGTCCCCATAATCGCGTTATGATTTGCCAATCATCAAAGACATTGGAGACTGCTCTCGCTCGCTCAGCAAAGAATAGTCTGTAGGCACGAGCTGTCGTCATGTGAGAACCCAGCTTAGAAAATGATATTGACGTGGATAGTCTTGTAGGCATGTTTTTTAATAACAAGCTGCTCAGTCTGGTCATCCAATGGGTCAGTCTTTCGGAAACTGGAGTTTCTAGTGCGGTTGCGATAAAATGTGTTGCGCATGCTAGAAACAGAATGATAGCATCATGGCTATCGCGAGTGTGCATGGCCCGGTTCAGATGCGAAATGAAGTCATCGAGCTTTTTTATCGGGTTGGATGTTTTGTTAGACTTTATTGTGTCGATGGGTTTCGAGTCAACATCTTTGGGTCGGTCTTCTATGATTGTTGTCGGAAGGGGTTCGGGACTTGTCTTGTCGGCTGTTGTGATAGCTGATATCGGCACTGATTGACCCCCTATATCTGCCATTCTGTATGAACAAAACACAACAAAGAGGGATATGAAAGTATGGATTCGCTTTTATTGTGATGGCGAATGATGAATGAAAACAAGCCGGTGGCCTAATTGACGATAATAATGAAATATTCTTGGGGGGGATCTTTAACTAGTTCAGGGCAATAATTGGCGTTTTATCTGTAGCTACCTAGCGTAAAATTGCTAGAAGCGATATAGCGGCGTGTGTGGATATGTCATGACCAGCTATTGGCACCGAATTTAGAGGCATTCTGGCTTTTAACAAGGTGATTCCCTGCCCGGTTTATTGTATCGCCGGTGGTCATCATCAGACTCATTCCGAGATACAGTTCCGCCAATTCCGAGAGTTCCGTCAGGATACGACAGCTCTTAGTGTTGCAGCATGATGCCTAGTCGATATTAGAAACTTAGATAGTAATGTAAACATCTATAGATTGCAATCTCTCATTCACTTTAACATGTCTCTAGCCAAGGACTCCAAGCAGCCTGATGGATATTATTACCAATGTTGAACTTTTTTACGGGTGCGAATATTCCTTATCTCCACTCCGAGTCTGAGCTATTGCCAAAACAAGGCAAAGTCGAGCATTTCTTTGACCGACTATTgacaaaaataaaaagcaATGTCTCCAGATGATCATTCGGGGCGCAACATCTAATCATTGAGGTCTCAAGATGAAATCCCATACGACGTCCACTGTATCAACTGGACCAAGACAAACTAACTATTGCACAAGCTCTTGCTTTAAACCTTCTCGGGCGTAATACAACTTGAGCCCTTCATAGCAGCCCAAAAACAAACCGTTACCCACAGCGGCCGCTATGCAAGTCACAGTGGCACCTCTAAAGAGCCCCGAAACTCCATCTCTTACAAGAATACCTTTGGCGATTGCGAAAGGGCCGCTTGCTGTAGGCTTTCGAGCCTTCTCTCGACTCAATGCTGAAGTGAACAGTGCTTCAGGTTGTAATGGATGACTGGGCGGAGCCTTTTCTGGGAGACGCATCCTTGTTTTCACGACATCGACAGGGACAAAGAGCAAAGACGCAATAGAACCACCAACACCAGCCGTGATTCCGCTGACTTTGACTTGCTCCGTGATACTTGGTGTATTGTCGAATCGTCGGAGCCATCTTGCTTTAAGGTATTCATATATCGAGAACGTCAGGCTAGTTCGCGGAAGATTTCCCGCAACTAGTACCGTGTATCCCGTCCATAGCTTCAAGGGTTGACGAATAAAGTGCTTCAATGCTGACAAGACCGGAAATCGTTGGCCTCCACCTTCAGAGAATCTTGAGACTTGTGCGTTCTGTTTGAGGACTTCGGAAGGGTTGATGATAGCACAAGCAACCATGTCCGCAAGAGCACTACTCGCAGCATGCACAGCCGTTTGAGACAGGCTACCCGGCTTGAGACCTTCCTTGGGTTGTAAAGTGGCTTTTGCCTTTTCATATATACCAAAGAACGTGACAGAAGCTGGTATTGTGGTGATGACCGTCGGTGCTATGCCACGGTAGAGGCCACGGAACAAAGCTGGCTGGAGTTTGCCCTCATGGCTTCTGTACTTGGGTATGTACTCTGGAGACTGGATCCGTGTGATGAGTGTGTCGAAAGGATGTACAACAAACTCGACGCTTAGAGCCGCAACAGCTGCAGCCTTCTCAAGTCAGCCATGTCGATATTGATCAAGAAATCGGCATCCCTTACCAGTGATATATCCGCAGCATCTGCGCTGGAGGCTGAGGACATTAAACAAAATCGAACGATGAATAGTAAGTGTTTAGATAGAAAATGAATGATTGAGTATATAACGTGAGGTTCGGATATTCAGTGTATACAATTGGAGAGGACCAAAAGTTGAAGGTCGAAAAGTCTAACTTGATGAAAGATCAACTACGTCAACATCGGCCAAAAATGGGAGCACCGGCGCTAGACTACTGTCCCGACAACTGTAAGATGAGCCAAAAACAAGCGAATCATCAGTCGGTTTAGATTACAAAATACCCTCGATATCTCTTCAGGCTTATCGTTTAGTGACACACTCGTCTCTATACGCTGTTAAGGTGTTGTTGGTCAGTAACACGACACGCTCACGACCAAGTTAGTACTTTGACATCATCAGTTTTACCGCGAAAAGGTATTAGTCATCAATCTTATCGACAAGGATGTCAGAAAGGTAGACCTCGGAGAGATGGGGTATAGAAATAAACACGCGAGCTACCCCTCAATCCGACCGACATCTGGCTCGTTGTTTTTGGCAGAAGGTTTCCCACAGTCAAACTTTCTGACACCTGCAAGAGTCCGCTTGTCAAGCAATCAAATCGTTTTTAATTGTGCTAGACACATGATGCATCATGTCAGATCTCGCTTTTACACAAAGTCGCGCCAAGTAAATAATAACATATCAAGACCCGATGAACCAGTCAGAAAGGCCATCAGCTGGCGCTCATCAACGACTCGGCTTCAGGCGAAAGCGACAACAAGTCGGACGAGCCTGCGATGGTTGTAGGCTCCAGCGGATAAAATGCGACGATAGCGCCCCGTGTCTAAACTGCCGCACCCGTGGCAGAGACTGCAGCAAAAATAGTGTATCGCTAGTCTCAACTCTTCCTCAAGCGCAAGACGAGATTGACAAGCTGAAGCGAAGGGTCAAAGAGTTGGAGTCTGAACTCTCACAAGCACGCAGTAACGGAACGTCGCCCATTGTACAAGCACAAGAGCCAACGCCACCCAGTAGCTCACCCTCTCTTGCGCAACCAGTAACCCAAGAGGCCATCAAAATAAAATCGTGGGATGGCGTCTATCTTCGGCCAGCACGGTCTCCCCATAGTGCGTGGTTTGGACCGTCTTcactttacttttttacaCATCGGCTCAGTACATTTCTGAGCACCCAGGCTGAGCACATGCTCATTCATCTGGCGAGTAATCTGGAGTTACGCGAGCAGCCGACAGTAGCCCAGGATTCTTCACGACTCCTGGCACCATTGAATGGGACTCACGATGAGGCCTTTTATTTGACACCGATACAAGAGGAGTATTTTCTCAGTCTCTATTGGGAAACCTACCACACGTCGCTATATGCTATAATTAATGAGGCGAGCTTCAAAGCACACGTTCAGTCACTATATGTCAATGTACCACCAGGGCTCCCCAGAAAGCAATCAGCACTTTTGGATATCATCATAGCTATGTGTATGCAGTATCACGTCTCTTCTCGGCCAGCTGGCAAGGAAACGTGTATTGTAGAAGACAATGACGCTACTCTAGCTGGTAGATGGTATTATAGGCGAGCCCAGACTCTCCTGGCCTGTGAGGTCGAGAGCCCCTCCCTATCAACTCTACAATGCCATTTACTATGTGGTGTATATGTCTGTGTCGGATCTTTCCATAATATGGCTGACAGTATCTGTTCTCTCGCTGTCCGGACTGCCTATATGCTGGGTCTTCATCTGGAACCACCATCGACATTGCCCTCATGCGAGAGGGAGCTTCGAAGACGTCTATGGTGGTCTGTCTTTGAACTAGACACTAAAGTTGGCATCAAAGTCGGCCGCCCATTTCTTGTCCGCACTACACACATGATGCCCCAATTGCCTCGAGACAACCTTGCGGCAGCTATTGAGTCGGGGTCGACTTTTGCTCCTATTGGAGACAATACTACTTGGCTAAGCTTCAGCCTACAAAGATTCAAACTTTACCAGACTGCGCGAGAGCTCAATCTGTCCTTCTATGGCCACGAGCTAAAATTGAAAGATGGAGACTCGTTCTATAATGACAATGACGCCATGGATGAACTTGCTGTGGGCTGGGGTCCACAAACAAGAACCTTTACCGAGTGGACTACACAGGTTCCTCATCCTCTGAAGAACAGACGCAAGAATGGCGTTCCGTTCTCTTGTGATGGTTCAATACTCGATCTTGAACAATATGCACCCATCTGGCTGCAAAGACAACGATTATGTCTCGAGCTGGAGTATAATCATCTTTgcatcagccttcaccgtcCCTTTATATCATTTTCACTCCATCAAGGAATTAATACAATCGCAATGGCTGTCAAGTGTGCTCAGCATGCAATAGAGCTGACCAATATCACACATCAGGCACTTACCATGACGACTGTACTCCATGGGTGGCACGAGGCCTTTCAGTGGCAGTGGAGTGCAGCCATGACGCTTGTGGGATTCGTAATGGCAAATACACAACATCCTCTTGCGCCAACTGCCCGCAGATCTATACAATTGGCTGTTTCTGTGCTTGATACCTTTGCGCCAAGTTTTGACGCTGCGGCAAAAGCAGCCATTATTGTCCGGACATTACACACAAACATTGAATCTGTTATGACACAGTTCGAAGCGCAAACAGACAACTTTTCGGGGTCAGTTAATGAGAATCCTTTGCTGAACCGAGCCATCCCTTCACAGGAGGACGTTGATCAAGATGTTCCGAATCattttgatggtgttgaaaaTGATTTCGACCTATTAGACATGACCATGAACGTTGATTTTTGGGCTGAACTAGACATGCTTTTGCCTGGAAACACTATCACATCATCACAGTCATGAGAGGAACTAGTAGCCATGTCTTGTTTAGCATCGAAAAGATAGACTATCTTGGCTCTCGTTCTGGCTCATCGCTTAGAATTTGTTCAAAATTGGTTAATAGATAAATGCTTTACAAATGATGGATCATATTTATTAGAAATACTACTCTACTCGAGTTATATAAATGATTGGAACTTGTTGGCTGTCATTCCTCATTCCTGGTAGCAGGTCCTACACCTCATCGCATGACGGGTAGAGTCGAGATACAAGCTGACTACACCGTCTCAAAAACAACCACTGCGGCTCGGGCAGTTGATGCAGCACTAGCAGGGTTCTGGCCAGTGACCAGGCggccatcaacaacatgaaAGTCGTCCCAAATACCAGGAGCACGTTCATCTTTGCAGCAGAAGTTAGTCTCTGGTCACCAACAAGCAACATCAAGGATACTTACAGACTGCACCGAGACGATCTGCAACTTCTTCAACCATCTCACGGTCCCAACTACGCAATTCCTCCATGATCTTCATCGTGATCTCGGCTTCGGTGGTGAAACCTGTGATTCTCTTTCCCTTGATGAGAGGCTCATTGGTAGTGGGATCAATGAGATTGGCAAAGATAGCTGCGCCATGACAAACAGAAGAGACAACTCCGCCATTTGACCACACTTGGGCAGCAATTCTCTGGAGAGATGTCGCGGTAGGGTAGTCGATCAAAGCTGCATGCCCAGCAGAAGCATAGAACAGTCCATACTTGGAAGGGTCCAGTTCTGACGCCTTGGTCATGTTATCAAGCTTCTTGCGGAAATCGCTGTTGGGGTTAGACCAGGTCGTCAAATCATCGCCGTTGAGAAATTCAGGTTGTTGGGAGAGCCAATCAGGAGTGTAGGTGCCGGTCTCAGAAGAAAAGTCTACCTCAAAGCCCGCGGCAGTGAGAATATTGTATGGATGAAGAGCTTCGGTGATAAATAGACCGGTGGTTTCTGTGCCTTGGAATAGGCTGGCCGAAGCAGATGTGACGCTGATGAGAGCACGACGGGGAAGCGACATTTTGGTTGGTTGGATACGAGTCGATTTCAAGTGATTATGGGGTTTAATGCAAAAGGTGAGAGCCTTTGAAAAATGTGGTGTTGGAATGTTTTGCTTATAGAATGTTTTAATTGCTTTATTATTGAGGTTTTTGCACTGACGATCAGAATcctttatatagattatggGATGGGTAAGGACCATGTCCGTACAATAAATCACATAACATATATCAGCCTCCTCTTCAATTACCAACATCGTCGCAAGTGGTATCACATTGTTTTGCTGCAGCATGAGTTATTCCCATTGGGTTGAGTAGAGACAGTAAGTAAAAGTTGTAAACTACCCGAGAGCCTTTGACGTCATCATGGTAGCtcttcttatcttatctcgtcTCTGCTGACTCGGAATGTTCTGAATAATCTACGGAGATGGATGCTGTGGAGAATACTACAGCAGGAGATACTCCTATTGGATATCCAATTTGTCAGCTAGAGGAGTCTTTACGAGTGGCTCGGATATCACCGAATAAATCTTTTCTTCGACGGAGTCCCGGAGTTTTAAATCGAGTCATGCAATGTCATGACATAACCTTCCAATCACGTCTGAACCCACTTGCAAGATTGACCCTAGAGAAGACCTTGGAACATATTGTTGATCACTAATTAAGCTTTTCATTCTTGTGGATATAAGAAGACCCATAGTCCCAGTTCAACATGGCTTTCCATGTCCTCTCCAGCTTTGATCAATACATAAACAGCGATTTCCTTTGCTTTTCCTTTCATTATTACTTCAATCATAACAAGCCAGCAATATGACACTATCCAAGACAACACCGACTGTCTCTCCCGACAGCAAGCTGTTCAAGCCTATTCAGGTTGGCAATGCAAAACTTGACCACCGAATTGTTATGGCACCTTTGACTCGATACCGTAACGATGACAACCACGTCGCAAAACCCTTTGTCGAGCGTTACTATGCCGAGAGAGCCTCAGCTCCAGGTACCCTCGTCATCTCAGAAGCTACTGGTGTCTCAATGCAGGACACTGGAATGCGCCAGGGCCCAGCCTTTGTCACAGACGACCAAGTCGCTGCCTGGACAAAGGTCATTGCTGGTGTCCACGAAAAGAAGTCCTTCTGGGCGCAACAGATCTGGGGCCAAGGCCGAGCTTCTGATCCAGAATACCAGAAGGAACGTGGTTTCAAGTATCGCTCCTCCAGCGCTGTGCCAATTGAGGAGGGCGCGCCTGCACCTGAAGCCATGACCGAGGAGGAGATCCAAACCTTTATCCAGGATATGGTTGCTACTTCTCGGCGGGTCATCGACGCTGGCGGAGATATTGTCGAGGTTCACGCCGCTCACGGATACATTATCGATCAGTTCACAGCCGACTCTATTaacaagcgaaccgacaagTGGGGTGGTTCCACTGAGAACCGCGCTCGTCTTCTACTCGAAGTCGTCAAGGCTGTTTCTGCAGAGGTTGGCTCCGAACGAGTTGCTATTCGTCTGTCACCTTATGCTTCCTTCCAGGGCGCCGAGTCATCAGACATCAAGGAGCAATACACCTACATCATCaacgagctcaagaagatcgGCCGTCTTGCTTATCTCTCGTTGGTTGAAGCACGTGGTGATCCTGCCAAGCTGCTCGCTCCCGATCAAGACCCTTCAGCGGATTCCAAGACACTCGACTTCATCTTGGAAATCTGGGACAACAACTCGCCCGTAATTGTTGCCGGTAACTACAGCCCCGAGTCAGCTGCCGAGGCTCTTGACGGACACTACAGCAAGTGGGATGTTCTCGTTGCTTTCGGTCGACACTTTATTGCCAACCCCGACTTTGTTTGGAGGGTCAAGCATGGCGTTGAGTTGACCAAGTATGACCGCACCACTTTCTACGTCCGTGGTTCAGAGATTGGCTATGTTGATTATCCTTTCTCTCAAGAATATGTTAACGAGCAAAGAGCATGGGCCGTTAAGAACTTGAAGATGCACGCCAAGTAAAGCCCCATATTTGGACATGCGAGATGGGGTATCGATGTTTCGAAAGCTATCGACCGGGGATGTTTTACACGATTGATGACATGATAAAGATAGACGAATTATAGACATATTAAATAGAAGAAATACAAAATGTCAATATGAAGTTCAAGAACATTGTAATTTGTGAAACTCTGTGTTCGTGACCCCAAGAAATGGGAGATTGATAAGAGCGTGAAGGGCGTGATTGACAGATTTTACGCATATAACAACGTCATCTCTCCCCCATCCCCATCCATAGAAATAAATCCCAGTTCCTTTCACCCATCATTACTCGTCAAGATAAATATACATCCAATCCAAAACATAATCATCATGGCTGCAAAACTACTCCTGGAAGGCGGATGTCTTTGTGAATCCATTCGCTATAAGATAACCTTTCCTGAACACCACGATCTTTCCAAAGACACTCTAGGCTGCATTTGTCAATGCACTCAGTGCCGCAAACAGACTGGCAGTTTCTTTCTGGCAACACTCACCGTCCCTGTCGCAGCCATACAATGGCAAGGCGATTCCGAGAGCAGAATCAAACGTTTCAACAAGACAGAGAACATTGACAGAGGCTTCTGCGGTACATGCGGGTCGTTCCTGTTCTGGTACCCGCGGGGAAAGGATATAAGCATCGCCACTGGAAGCCTCGATCCTCTTTACTTGCTTGGTGCAGGCGCAGGCAACGCGGACGATCGCATCCCAAATGATGGTTTGGCGGGACAAATATTCAGCGGATGGTTCAATGTTGAGTTCTGTGAGAGTGAAATTAAGGGCATTACAGACGACATGCCAGTGCTTCAGAAGGGAAAGAGATGTCAGGGTGACAGCTCGAAGGTTTGAGAATGTGGTCTTGAACAGTAGTTGGTACTTTCGTTAATTGAAAACCAGAGAAACAATCACGTTTTTAAATTCTTCAATCAGCCCTTAGTTTGTCTCTTAAGAACTTTGCCCCGTTATATCATCATCTGGACTCTCGTGAAGATGTTGTAGAGGCCCTACATGGGCTCTGTGATATATGCCACCAGGCCACGTAGATCGAGAAGAATAGTGTACCATATTATATTTTTGGATAATAATGAAGCGAGGTTTGAAATCATATATCCTTCTAGGTCAAGCTAGGTTgacatgatcttctacgtgtgGTTGAGACAGTAGGCTTTTATTTCAGACAATGTTATTGTGCATAGATTAAATCCCAATTCCTTCTCTGCAGGCATTGAGTTGTTAACAATACTGATTGACCTAATGTCTTAAGTTCAAACCATCCAATATGCTGTATTGGTCGTTCAGAATCGTCAGCCGAGGACGATAATGTCCCAACTTGGTGCGTATTATGGCAAAAGGGTAGTGAAAGCATTGTGTTAGGTCAATGAGAGTTGTGCGCAATGCGTACATGCGATATCAGACTAGGCATCATGGCGTTTGGAGCATCAAAGCGATTCTGTTCAGAATCTCTTGCTAATTATCTAACTGTACGGGATTGGCGTTTTGCTTTGTTCTCACGAACAACGAAAAGATCCTGTATAACCTAGATATCTTTTGTTTCCCACAACTTATAGAGCAACAATGGGTTACAAAGACCAGGGAGACATTGTTGAATATGGAGGTTCTTTGTTCTAACCCCTATATAGTATCCAGAATCGCTGCAGAAGCAACAATTTCCAAATCGAGAAGCATCCTTCTATTTTCTGAAGCGATCATCACAGCACAAATCTGTCCATTCTACTGCTAAAACATTTCCAGTTCACAGACGTTCCAGACATCAATCTCAAAATGTCGTCCCAAAATCTTTACGTGGCTACTTGTAAGGACCGCGGCACTGGTGGTGCTCGTCACTGGATCCTTATCATGGCTGAAGAGGGCTATTTACAAGCAACTTGGTACCATTCGACTGGTGGGCCAACCCAAGGTAAGCCTTACAGTGCTGTGATCGAAAACAAGCGATTCAGAAGCCATGGAATTGAGAAGTGCGACTTCATTGGCCAGATCTCTTCCAAGGACAAAAATAAGATCAAGTCTGCTGCCCAGAGAACTCCTGCACGTTTCTGTCAGAGGTGGGTCGTCAATGTTCTTGGGGCCCTTGAGAAACGAGGTATCGTTCCTGAGGGGACTTGGTCTGATTGGTTAGCTGCCATGGAGGTCGATCCCTACTCCGAAGATGGCGCTCCGGTTTGCGAATCAAGcagtgacgatgatggctCTGATTTCAGCTCCATTAACAGTTCCTTCTCTGAGGATTTCAAGAACTAATCTCGCATGAGAACACTCGCAGTGAGAACACACAAACGGTTTAGGCTGAAAGTGTGTGAGGTCCCGTGCTTTTGGAGTTGGGGACGCTGGTAAGTTGAGTTTTCCTTTGTTGCACGAGCCGTTAGGCTGTGGGTAGACAAAATATTGATTGCGCTTGCGGGCGAGCACATGTCTTTGTTCTGTTGGTAAAATGAGGGTAGGTTGCACGGCGTTGGCGTTCTTCTTTATCCAGTTAGACAGGATTGGTATTTGGTAAAAAATGCAAAAACATGTGGTATGAATCCATGGGCAAATACCCAATTTTTCcaagatataaaaatattatttgtCCCTCGTGCTTATGTTAATATAGAAGCTGCAAGGtatttcccttgccagaacCTCTATGTAGAAGATGTAAGGATATGATTGACCATGTTACCCCGTGCTCCGTAAAACAACTGAATTGTTGAAGTTTTCGTAGTGCAAGCCAACCAGTCTTTGTTCGGTCGAGTTTGTGGCACCATCAATCGGATATGTACTTGTTAGGTAGGGCCCCAAAAAGGTGCAAGTATGTATCCGAAGCAAACAGCATGATAACAAAGCGTACATTTTCGTAGCTTaattgttcttcttctcac carries:
- a CDS encoding hypothetical protein (MEROPS:MER0031431), producing MSLPRRALISVTSASASLFQGTETTGLFITEALHPYNILTAAGFEVDFSSETGTYTPDWLSQQPEFLNGDDLTTWSNPNSDFRKKLDNMTKASELDPSKYGLFYASAGHAALIDYPTATSLQRIAAQVWSNGGVVSSVCHGAAIFANLIDPTTNEPLIKGKRITGFTTEAEITMKIMEELRSWDREMVEEVADRLGAVYERAPGIWDDFHVVDGRLVTGQNPASAASTARAAVVVFETV